GTGCCCCATCAGCAGGGACGGGAGCGCGATGTCGGCCGGTGCGGGAGTGAAGGGCTACGAGGAGCTGGCGCCGCCCGCCGCCATGGCGGAGGCGGTGGACGCCTTCTGGCGCTACTCAGCCCCGCCGCGCGGCTCCGGCGCGGTGACGGAGCGCCACCGCATCATGCCGGACGGCTGCACCGACCTCATCCTCCACTACCGCGACGGAGGCCCGGGCACGTGGCTGGCCGACCCGCGGCTGGTCGTCGTCGGCCCCATGGAGCGCTACGTCCTCGTGGACATCGAGCCGGGCTCGGTGAGCCTGGGCGTCCGCTTCCGGCCCGGGTGGGCGCTGCCGCTGCTCGGCGTGAGCCCCCGCGAGCTGTGCGGCCTCAGCGTCCCCGTGGCGAGCTGCACGCCGGACCTCGCCCTGCTCCAGCGGCAGCTCGAGGCATGTGCCTCACCCGACGCGGCCTTGAGGCGCCTCCAGGACTTCGTCGCCGGACGGCTCGCGTCCTTCCACGCCACGCCCGGCCCTCGCGCCGCTCCGGCGCTGCGCTGGCTCCAGGCCTCGGGAGGCCAGGTGCGCGTGGCCACGCTGGCCCGGACGCTGGGCATGAGCGAGCGCACGCTGCACCGGGCTGTGCTGGACGAGGCGGGCGTGCCGCCGAAGCTGCTCGCCCGGGTGCTGCGCTTCCAGCGGGCGCTGTCGCTGCTGCGCTCCGGCGCGGAAGCGGACCTCAGCGCCGTGGCGCTGGCGTGCGGCTATGCGGACCAGGCCCACCTGTCACGCGAGGTCCGGGACCTGGCGGGCCTCACCCCCACCGCGCTCCTGGGCTAGCGCCCTGTCCGATTCCTTCAAGACAGGCCGGGCGCATCGTGAGAGCACCACCGTACGCTGTCCCACTCACTACCGGAGTCCGCCACCATGAAGCTCGGCTACGTCATCCTCTACGTCCCGGACGTGTCCACCACCGTCGCCTTCTACGAGAAGGCCTTCGGCCTGCAGCGCCGCTTCCTGCATGAGAGCGGCACCTACGCCGAGATGGAGACGGGCGCGACGGCGCTCGCCTTCGCGGCGGAGAGCCTGGCGAAGGACAACGGCCTCACCGTGCGCTTCCACCGGCCGAAGGAGGACGCAGCCGCGGTGGAGGTGGCGCTCGTCACACCGGACGTGCAGGCCGCCTACGAGCGCGCGATGAAGGCGGGCGCCGGGGCCGCCCAGCCCCCCAAGCAGAAGCCCTGGGGGCAGACGGTGGCCTACGTGCGAGACCTGGACGGAGTGCTCGTGGAGCTCTGCACGCCCATGTCCGCATGAGTCGAGTGGAACCACCGGGAGTTGAACCCGGACCTCCCGGACGCCAGCCGGGTGCTCTCCCGTTGAGCCATGGCCCCATGTGAAACAAACAAAGACAGGGTGTTTCGAGTCGGGACGACTGGATTCGAACCAGCGACCTCGCGCACCCCAAGCGCGCGCTCTTGTCCAAGCTGAGCTACGTCCCGTTCACTGCGGCGACAAAGCGGTCGGCGGAACTCGAACCCGCGTCAGGTGACGGGCGGAGGGTCAGAGTCCGGGCGGTGGACCGCCAGGGGCGGCGCTCGGCAGCGCGGGTCCAGGAGCGGTGGGGTTCATCGGGCTCGTCAGGTTCGCCGTCTTCATGGTCACCGCTCCTTTCAGCGAAAAGAGACGCGGCGATAAATCCATCCCTGACACGAGGGCAGGGACGCCATCCGCCAGCGGACATCCCATACCCGGGCGCACATACGTCCCGTGACACCGTGTGACACAGGGTCGCCCCGGGGCTGACCGGGAGGCCGGATTGGAGGTAAGAGAAGGGAGGAGCCCGCGCCGCACCCGCCCCCCAGGCCGAAGGGGTTCCGGAGGCGGCCTACCCCCCGATGAAGACCGCCCTCTGCCTCGCGCTGACAGCCCTGCTCGCCGTGTCCGGCTGCTCGGCGGACGACTCTGCCGACTCCCCCTGCGACGGCCTGCCGCCCTCTCCGGGTGGCTCGCCGCTCCCCAGACCGCCCTCCTTCCGGGTGGCTGTCCCCGCGTCGCTCCCCATCTCCGCCATCCAGCAGCTGGCCTGTGAAGGCTCCAGCGCGAACCAGGTGGCCCAGAGTGTCACCGCGGAGGTGTTCGACCCGGACAACCAGCCCGTCCCCTCCGAGGTGATGCTGGACCGCAGCGGGCTGTCCGCCACCGTCCAGTTCACGCCGAGGACGACGGGCCGTCACCACGTCCTCGTCGCCTTCGCCCCCGTGGGCAGCGTGCAGCAGCTCGGCATCTACGTGGTGGGAGACTGGACGGGCGCGAGCACCGCCACCACGCTCCCGCTCCCCCGGTGCACGCAGTTGGACCGCACCACGCGGGGCACCTGGGTGTGTGACGGGGTGGCGCTGCGCGAGCCCGGCGGGCGCCTGGTGCGCTACAGCACCTCCTCCACGGCCCCGGACGTGGCCATCGCGGGGAACGTCGTCTGGATGGTGGGCGAGGGCCGGGTGCGCCGCTACGTGGACACGGGCACCGAGCTCGAGCTGACCGGCTCGCTCCTGGTCAACACCTCGGTGAGGACCATCCAGAGCCGGCTCGCCACGGAGGACGAGCTGCTGGTGCTGGACGATGCGAACCTGCACCGCTTCACCTTCACGGACGCGGGGGTGCTCGCCGCCGCGGGCGCCACCTCCTGGCTCCAGGGGGCCAACGTGCCCTTCGGCGTGGACAGCGTGTCCGCCGTCCTCGTGCGCACCTCCG
This DNA window, taken from Pyxidicoccus xibeiensis, encodes the following:
- a CDS encoding VOC family protein, with translation MKLGYVILYVPDVSTTVAFYEKAFGLQRRFLHESGTYAEMETGATALAFAAESLAKDNGLTVRFHRPKEDAAAVEVALVTPDVQAAYERAMKAGAGAAQPPKQKPWGQTVAYVRDLDGVLVELCTPMSA
- a CDS encoding helix-turn-helix domain-containing protein, with the protein product MSAGAGVKGYEELAPPAAMAEAVDAFWRYSAPPRGSGAVTERHRIMPDGCTDLILHYRDGGPGTWLADPRLVVVGPMERYVLVDIEPGSVSLGVRFRPGWALPLLGVSPRELCGLSVPVASCTPDLALLQRQLEACASPDAALRRLQDFVAGRLASFHATPGPRAAPALRWLQASGGQVRVATLARTLGMSERTLHRAVLDEAGVPPKLLARVLRFQRALSLLRSGAEADLSAVALACGYADQAHLSREVRDLAGLTPTALLG